One genomic region from Anabaena sp. PCC 7108 encodes:
- a CDS encoding NAD(+) kinase, with translation MPKAGIIYNDIKPIATSVAIELKDKLTAAGWDVYITASIGGILGYSQPDSPVFHTPIEGLTPPGFDSDMKFAVVLGGDGTVLAASRLVAPCGIPMLTVNTGHMGFLTETYLNQLPQAIEQVMAGEYEVEDRGMLTVKVIRGDAVKWEALCLNEMVLHREPLTCMCHFEIAVGRHSPVDIAADGVIVSTPTGSTAYALSAGGPVITPGVPVLQLVPICPHSLASRALVFPDNEPVNIYPVNIQRLVMVVDGNGGCYVMSEDRVYLERSPYAARFIRLQSPEFFRVLREKLGWGLPHIAKPNSVELP, from the coding sequence GTGCCGAAAGCAGGCATTATCTACAACGACATTAAACCGATAGCGACTAGTGTCGCTATTGAACTAAAAGACAAACTCACCGCTGCTGGTTGGGATGTTTACATCACTGCGAGTATCGGTGGTATATTGGGCTATTCTCAACCAGATAGTCCTGTCTTTCACACCCCCATTGAAGGTCTTACGCCCCCTGGCTTTGACTCAGATATGAAATTTGCAGTGGTGCTAGGGGGAGATGGAACTGTATTAGCAGCATCACGCCTAGTCGCCCCTTGTGGTATCCCCATGCTGACAGTTAATACTGGTCACATGGGATTTTTGACGGAAACTTATCTTAACCAATTGCCCCAAGCCATAGAACAGGTGATGGCGGGTGAATATGAAGTTGAAGATAGAGGTATGCTCACCGTCAAAGTTATTCGGGGAGATGCGGTGAAGTGGGAAGCCCTCTGCTTAAATGAAATGGTGCTACATCGAGAACCTTTAACTTGTATGTGCCATTTTGAAATCGCGGTGGGAAGACATTCACCTGTGGATATTGCGGCTGATGGTGTAATTGTTTCTACCCCAACAGGTTCGACTGCTTATGCATTAAGCGCAGGTGGTCCAGTAATTACTCCTGGTGTTCCTGTATTGCAGTTAGTCCCAATTTGTCCCCATTCCCTGGCTTCTAGGGCTTTGGTGTTTCCCGATAATGAACCAGTTAATATCTATCCTGTCAACATTCAGCGATTGGTGATGGTGGTAGATGGCAATGGAGGATGTTATGTAATGTCAGAAGATCGGGTATATTTAGAGCGATCGCCATACGCTGCTAGGTTTATTCGTCTCCAGTCACCAGAATTTTTCCGTGTTCTTCGTGAAAAACTCGGTTGGGGTTTACCACATATTGCTAAACCCAATTCTGTAGAATTGCCTTAA